In one Choloepus didactylus isolate mChoDid1 chromosome 1, mChoDid1.pri, whole genome shotgun sequence genomic region, the following are encoded:
- the SLC25A38 gene encoding mitochondrial glycine transporter isoform X1 codes for MIQKSRPTLLQPQDVGDRVETLMLHPAIKAFMCGSISGTCSTLLFQPLDLLKTRLQTLQPSVHGARHMGMLAVLLKVVRTESLLGLWKGMSPSIVRCVPGVGIYFGTLYSLKQYFLRGHPPTALESVILGMGSRSIAGVCMSPITVIKTRYESGQYRYESIYAALRSICHSEGHRGLFSGLTATLLRDAPFSGIYLMFYNQTRNIMPHDQLDAALLPFVNFSCGIFAGILASLVTQPADVIKTHMQLSPMKFRWISQTAMLIFKDYGLRGFFQGGLPRALRRTLMAAMAWTVYEEMMAKMGLKS; via the exons TTACATCCAGCCATCAAAGCCTTCATGTGTGGGTCCATCAGCGGGACCTGCTCCACTCTCCTTTTCCAACCTCTGGACCTCCTGAAAACACGCCTCCAGACTCTCCAGCCCTCAGTCCATGG GGCCAGGCACATGGGGATGTTGGCTGTGCTCCTGAAGGTGGTTCGCACGGAGAGCCTTTTGGGCCTTTGGAAAGGGATGTCCCCT TCTATTGTGAGATGTGTCCCTGGTGTTGGAATCTACTTTGGCACCCTCTACTCTTTGAAGCAGTACTTCCTGCGGGGACATCCCCCCACTGCCCTGGAGTCAGTCATCCTGGGGATGGGGTCTCGATCCATCGCTGGGGTCTGCATGTCACCCATCACTGTGATCAAGACACGCTACGAG AGTGGGCAGTACCGCTACGAAAGCATCTATGCAGCCCTGAGGAGCATCTGCCACAGTGAGGGGCACCGGGGCCTCTTCAGTGGGCTGACAGCCACCCTCCTTCGTGACGCCCCCTTTTCTGGAATCTATCTGATGTTTTACAACCAGACCAGAAACATAATGCCCCACG ACCAGTTGGATGCAGCCCTTCTTCCCTTTGTAAATTTCAGCTGTGGGATATTTGCTGGTATTCTGGCCTCACTGGTAACTCAACCTGCAGATGTTATCAAAACTCACATGCAGCTTTCCCCCATGAAATTCCGCTGGATTAGCCAAACAGCTATGCTGATTTTCAAA GACTATGGGCTGCGTGGTTTCTTCCAAGGCGGCCTCCCCCGGGCCCTCCGCAGAACTCTGATGGCAGCAATGGCATGGACAGTCTACGAAGAAATGATGGCCAAGATGGGCCTCAAGTCCTGA
- the SLC25A38 gene encoding mitochondrial glycine transporter isoform X2, with the protein MIQKSRPTLLQPQDVGDRVETLMLHPAIKAFMCGSISGTCSTLLFQPLDLLKTRLQTLQPSVHGARHMGMLAVLLKVVRTESLLGLWKGMSPSIVRCVPGVGIYFGTLYSLKQYFLRGHPPTALESVILGMGSRSIAGVCMSPITVIKTRYESGQYRYESIYAALRSICHSEGHRGLFSGLTATLLRDAPFSGIYLMFYNQTRNIMPHGLWAAWFLPRRPPPGPPQNSDGSNGMDSLRRNDGQDGPQVLTKRGLAKGEICCPIWFLPRAVSSHHLE; encoded by the exons TTACATCCAGCCATCAAAGCCTTCATGTGTGGGTCCATCAGCGGGACCTGCTCCACTCTCCTTTTCCAACCTCTGGACCTCCTGAAAACACGCCTCCAGACTCTCCAGCCCTCAGTCCATGG GGCCAGGCACATGGGGATGTTGGCTGTGCTCCTGAAGGTGGTTCGCACGGAGAGCCTTTTGGGCCTTTGGAAAGGGATGTCCCCT TCTATTGTGAGATGTGTCCCTGGTGTTGGAATCTACTTTGGCACCCTCTACTCTTTGAAGCAGTACTTCCTGCGGGGACATCCCCCCACTGCCCTGGAGTCAGTCATCCTGGGGATGGGGTCTCGATCCATCGCTGGGGTCTGCATGTCACCCATCACTGTGATCAAGACACGCTACGAG AGTGGGCAGTACCGCTACGAAAGCATCTATGCAGCCCTGAGGAGCATCTGCCACAGTGAGGGGCACCGGGGCCTCTTCAGTGGGCTGACAGCCACCCTCCTTCGTGACGCCCCCTTTTCTGGAATCTATCTGATGTTTTACAACCAGACCAGAAACATAATGCCCCACG GACTATGGGCTGCGTGGTTTCTTCCAAGGCGGCCTCCCCCGGGCCCTCCGCAGAACTCTGATGGCAGCAATGGCATGGACAGTCTACGAAGAAATGATGGCCAAGATGGGCCTCAAGTCCTGACCAAGAGAGGGCTGGCAAAGGGTGAGATCTGTTGCCCTATTTGGTTTCTGCCAAGGGCTGTTTCATCTCACCATCTGGAGTAA